Part of the Lusitaniella coriacea LEGE 07157 genome is shown below.
CGACCAATTCGCTAATGCTCAAATCGACATCCGCGCTGGCGCTGACTCTCCACTGTTAGAACGGGAACGAGACTTACAAATTCAAATCGCTGCCCTTCGCCAACAACTGCTGGAACTCAGAAACAAGCCTCAAAACCAGTGGGACGAAGAGACAATTGAGGAGGTCACGACTCAGATCGAGACGCTTCAAAAGGAGTATGAAAACTTACTGACCCAACTCAAACTCCAAAGCCAGGAGACCGCAGAACTCGTTAGCGTCGATGTCGCTTCTCTTGCAGAGATTCAAAACTTACTAGACGATGACACCACTTTAGTGGAATATTTTGTCACTGAAGAACGTACCCTGGCTTTCATCATCACCCACAACAGTTTCCAAACTGTTCCCCTGGAAGTCGGCAAGGAACAATTGACCAAAGAACTCAAATTGTTCTATGACTTTTCCCGCCTCAATAACCCCCATCCGGCAGAACTCAAACAACTACATCAATGGCTAATTGCTCCCCTTCTGCCTTACCTCAAAACTTCCCAACTCAGCATCGTTCCCCACAGCATTCTTCACTACCTCCCCTTTGCTGCCCTTACTGACGGTCAAACCTACCTCAGCGATACCTTCATCCTCTCCAAACTTCCCAGTGCCAGCACTTTGCGCTACTTACCTGAAAAACGCAAACCCAAGACGGATACCCTCCTCGCGCTAGGTAACCCCACGATTTCCGAACCCTTGGGGATTCTGCATTACGCCAAGCAGGAAGCCGAAACCGTTGCCCGCCTGTTTAACACAGACGCTTTAACGGACAAAGGAGCTACTGAGAGCGCAGTCCGGCTGCAATCCCAACAAGCCGGAATCCTGCACCTGGCGGCCCACGGTCAATATAACCCGCTTGCTCCCTTATTCAGCACTCTCCATCTCGCTAGCGATGCTCAGAACGACGGGCGGCTGGAAGTTCACGAAATTTATGGCTTAGACTTAACGGCAGCCACAAATTTAGTTGTCCTCAGCGCTTGCCAGACTAACTTAGGAGAATTAAGCCGAGGCGATGAAGTGGTCGCCTTGAATCGAGCTTTCCTTTATGCCGGAACCCCTACAGTGATGGCAAGTCTGTGGAATGTTGACGACAAAGCAACGGGACTGTTGATGGAACGCTTCTACACCTATCTCAAAGCGGGAATGGGTAAGGCGGAAGCCTTACAGCAAGCGCAAAAAGATATTAGAAGCCAGTTCCCTCATCCCTACTATTGGGCAGCCTTTTCCATAACCGGCGATGGAGAATAATCAATCCAATTCACCATTAGTAGAGTCGTCACTACGCAGGTTCGTGCAAAGAGGACACAGACCCCTCTTTGCATCTTGCACCATACCAATTTATCCTGTAACTTCAGTTTTGCTTCGCCCCCTCTAAAGATTTCTGGCCATCCAGCCCTTCGCTGCCTCCTCCTCCATCTCAGCCAACTCAACCAGAAACTTATAGAGAACCACAGAAACATCATGCCGCAGCTCGTCGATTTCAACCCCGACATTCTGCACCTCAGTTCGCAACTCAATGACCTCATCCCGTAACTCCTGTTGGCTCAAGGCATCCAAAAAAAGTTCTCGGACATATTCATGAAGGCTCAACCGCTGCTCCAAGGCTTGACGATGGAGCTTCGCCGCCAATCGACTATCAATCCGAAAGCTAATCGTTTTCGAGGAAGGTTTTTTCTTCATTAAACTTAAGCCAGCACTGCTGACCCCTTCACGATAAAGCGTTCTTGCTACTCTAAAAATGCAAGCGCTGACAGGATGCAGACATCCTCAAAACCGGGAGCGGTCGGGGACTCAACTGCTGGCACGGGTGGGGTGTGTTTCAGGTGTCAGAATAGCCCCGCAGGGCATTCCTCTTGCCGAACCCTCACTCATTCTCAGTCAATGTCCCTCACCGACTCCCTTGTTCAATCCCGCTCAACCCAGACCGCCATCATCCCGATTTCCGTTGCGGGTAGTCGTTCCTAGGGTAATGCCCCATAAAAATCTCTTTGAGTTTGAGGTTGGCACTCACTCCCCGTTCGCTGGCTCCATGTCGGTCGGCTTCCGGCAGGTTGGCATTTTGGAAATCGGTATTATGGAGATTGTTCTGCCAAAACTTCGCGTGGGTTAACGCGGTCCCCGATAAATCGGCTTGACTCAGATTTGTCCAAGCAAGGTCGGCTCGATTGAGGTTGCAATTGTCGAGGCTCGCTTCGCTGAAATTCGTTCCCTCTAGCTTGGCTCGTTCGAGATTCGCGTCGGTGAAACAAGATTGAGTACAGTTGGCTCGGTCCATCCGGGCGAAGCTGAGGTTGGAGCCGGAGAGGACGGCTTTTGTCAGGTTAGCCCCCCGTAGGTTGGCGCGAGTCAAGTTGCTATGGTCGATGAGCGCACCGCTCAAATTCGCGCCGCTCAAGTTGGCATCGGTTAAGTTACTGGCTGCGAGCAAGGCGCGGGTCAGGTTGGTTGCCTGGAGCTGGGCTTTCCACAGAATGACTCGACTCAGGTTGGTTTCGGTCAGGTCAACGCCCCGTAAGTCCACTTGTCGCAGGTTTGCTCCTTGCCAAATCGCACGAGGGAGGTTAAGCGCCAATCGGAGGTCGGCTCCTTGAAGGTCGAGCGTGGCTAGCTCGATGCCTTGCAAGTCTACCCCGATGAGGCGAGTCCGTCTGAAGTCCCGCTGGTCTGCGTAATATCTCTGCTCGAACTCTTGATGAGTCATGGACTTTTTCGAGAAGGGGTTCCACCGTCGGGTTCTGTCTTTCCTGTTGTTGTTGTTCATTGTTGTTCGGTTTCTGAGTATTGTTGAATGTAGAAATTGAGGCATTCGATGACTTCGTTCGTCGCAGCTTGAAGTTGGCTGAGGTATTTGTAGATTCGCCGATGCTGCTGAATAAAAATCATCGGCTGCTCGGCTCTTAAGCCTTGAGGCGAGAGGAAATGGGTATCGCTCAGCTTTTGGAGCAGATAATCGCGCAGCTCGTCCAATCTTTTGAGGGCTGATGCTCCTGGGGAATCTGCCGGGAAAAGTGGTTGGGCGAGCATCTCCAGGGCTTTTGCTTCTTGAGCGATAACTTGGACGACCTGCTGAATCTGGGGCGAACAATCCCAAGTTTTGAGATTTTGCAGGTATTGCGCGGCTCCCAGAAGGCGTTTGTGGCTGGAGGTAATTTGCTGCTGGAGTTTTGGAATATTGACTCCCTCCAGAGGGGATGGAACGGCGGTTTTTTGGGCTTCATACTCTTTAAAAAGCGCGACGAGGGGAGGATACGAACATTGACCGGATTCCCGTATGCTTTCAAAGCAAAGAGCCAAAAATCGGTCTCGCTCCCGGCGCTCTTGTTCGGTGGTGGTGAAACGTTTGTTGTTGGTCATGGAAAATGTGGAGTTGTAAGTTGAAATTTGGGAAGCGACCTTCT
Proteins encoded:
- a CDS encoding toxin-antitoxin system HicB family antitoxin; translation: MKKKPSSKTISFRIDSRLAAKLHRQALEQRLSLHEYVRELFLDALSQQELRDEVIELRTEVQNVGVEIDELRHDVSVVLYKFLVELAEMEEEAAKGWMARNL
- a CDS encoding pentapeptide repeat-containing protein, whose amino-acid sequence is MTHQEFEQRYYADQRDFRRTRLIGVDLQGIELATLDLQGADLRLALNLPRAIWQGANLRQVDLRGVDLTETNLSRVILWKAQLQATNLTRALLAASNLTDANLSGANLSGALIDHSNLTRANLRGANLTKAVLSGSNLSFARMDRANCTQSCFTDANLERAKLEGTNFSEASLDNCNLNRADLAWTNLSQADLSGTALTHAKFWQNNLHNTDFQNANLPEADRHGASERGVSANLKLKEIFMGHYPRNDYPQRKSG